The region GGGAAGTTCTGGATCTGCGGCTCAACTTCTATCCTCAGGACAACATCATTGAGGCTGGCTGGCAGCTGGTCTTTATGATTGCTGGCGACATCCCCAGCGCAGACATTTCTACCGGTTCGGTTAGTGGGAACTTCCTGACAACAGGGCCCAGCGCACTACCGCTGGGCCTTGGCGCGAACATTAGTCTGGAGCTCAGCGACACGCAGTTGTTGCTGCCGGTGAACAATAGCGACCGGCTGGAGCCCTTGTCATGGGGAACCAACTAGGCATGGCTTAGGCCTGGCCACCCAAGGAACGAAACCTGCAGCGGCTCGCTCTTTGTGTGTGTTTCAGGCATGGACGACCCGGCCATCACCTTGGACCCCAGCGCCAAAGGGCTGTTCGACGTACTCCAGGATTCGGTCATTGTCACCGACACCCATGGACGTATTGTTTACTGGAACGGGGGCTCTGAACGCGCCTTTGGCTATACCTGCGCCGAAGCCTTAGGTCAGAGCCTCAAGCTCATCATGCCTACCGAACATCACTGCGCCTTTGCCCGCGGCTTGGAAAACCACAACCGCACGGGTGTTCCCAAGATGGCGGGCACAACCTTCAGCCTGAACGGTCGTCGTCGCAATGGCGAAGAGTTCCCGGTACAAGTCGCACTCGCACGCTGGTTTGTCGGTTCTACGCCCTTGTTCTGCGGCCTTATTCAGGACATTAGCGACCTATGCGCCAGCCCAAGGGATGCAAACCGCATTAACCGGCTACGCCTTTACCAAAATCACACCGCTGAGGCGCAGTGCAGCCAGTCTCGCAAAGCAATACAGCGCCCCTTGACGCAGCTTATGCAGTGTTTGAACACCACCGACCCTGATGTACAGCAACCGCTGCAAGCCTACCCAGCGTTGCAGGAACAATGGACATCGGCAAAACGAGAGGCGGGCGACATCGACCAGATCCTTCACGCGGTCGAAGAATTGCACCGCGTAGGGCTGGGTCATCTTGATGGACACTTGTCTTTGGATGACTCGGTGCAACAGGCTGTCTCTGTGTTGCGTGAACCCATTCGCAAGAGCGATGCTCGCATTCACGCCTCCAACCTGCCCCGCAGCTGCTTCGGGCTGGAAGACATGTGCCTAGTGTGGACGCATCTGCTGCGCAACGTACTGGAGCACAGTCACCCCCAGCGCGCTCCCATGGCAACCATCAGCGGCCGAGTCGTCGATGGGTTTTGCGAGCTACGTTGCCAGGACAATGGCATCGGCATGGACTTAGAGCAGCTCACCCACGCTACAGAGCTCTTCTACAGCGGCCACCAGCGCAGCCCTACTCAACGCGGCCTGGGGCTTAGTGTCGTTCGTCGCGTCTGCGAGTCCTTGGGCGGCTCGGTGAGCTTGCACTCAGTCCCCGGCGAAGGCACTACCGTGAGCTTGCTCATCCCCGAGTATCAAGACTGCAGCCAGTGCTCAATCACAAACTGCGCGGACCGCATTCATTAGCCCCGCTGAGCGTTTTCGGCTCAAAGCCAATCGGTAATTGCCACCCCAAAACCCAACCGGTTGTGGTGCTGGTCGTAATCGATGAGGCTTTCCCCATAGCCCGCGAAGTACTGCACATAACCGCGAGCGCGGCCTGATAGAGGAAAACTCCAGTTCAGCTCTAAACTGCCCCGATTGTCGCTACGCGCATTATTCCTCCACACCGCCGAGTAGGTCTTTGAGCCCAGCTTGCGCGCAAAAATCACCTCAAACTGACCCACGAACCGTTCAATGTTGGGGTTTTCGTCCCCGCGCGGGTCATCTGGGCTGGTTTTCTCCGGGTCAGGAATCCGAACCCAGGGCCGAACGATGAGGGTTCGCCCCTGCACTTCCCAAATGAAGCTGGCGGCCACGCGATTCCAGCTGCGCGAGTCTGGTAAATCCCGACCATTGGACTGATGCACCAGGCCCAATGTCATCGCACTCAGTCTTGAGCCCAACACATTCCAGTCCACCGGAATACTCAGAAAAAGTTCGGGCTCATGATTTGTTTCGCGAAAGGGTCGCGACCGCGCCGCGTCGTAGGCCTGCCAGAAAGACTGCGCCGTATAGGCCACATTGAGACTGGCGCGTGAACCCAATACCTGCTGCCATACGGGAAACCGCACGCTCAACTGGAATTTAATCTCGGCCCGGTCGGTGAAGGCATCTCCCCCGGTGCTCGCCTGATTGGGGCTGTCGTGATACGTAAACGGCATCACATAATTTGGCCTGTAGGGCGTGAGCACGAAAGGCATCCACTGCGTAGCCCGTTCCACCTGCACCCGCCGCTCCAAAGGCGAAGGCCCTTGTGACTCTACGCCCTCCGGCGCGCTCTTAGCCTCGGCACAGATCGCGCGCAAATTTGCGACAGCGGTCTCACCTGGCGCGGATAGCAGAGCTTCACGCAAGCAGCTCTCGAAGGCATCCGTGCGCAGCGGTGGAAGGTCTTGCGCCCATGACAGGCGTGAAGCCGCCAGCAAAACGACCATCGATACGCTGCGTAGGAGAAAGTGACTCATGGCACCCAAAGAGAAACAAGGTTTCGCAAGGCCTAAGCCCCAAGAAGTCGCAGCATCTGTGATGCCACACAAATGGCAGTCCTAGCTATCCCTGCGTTCCGACCAAAGCCAAAGAGAGCAATGAGCGCGGAAGACGATGAACGCGCAGCCCCGCTGTAATCCGCGGATGGCAACACGCAATACTCTGGAGTCCATGACGCATGCGCGCGGATGGCCAATCGGGAAAATGGTGCCGGCTGAGGGATTCGAACCCCCGACCCCCTGATTACAAATCAGGTGCACTACCAGCTGTGCTAAGCCGGCACTCGGCTCGCATTGTACCAATTTCTCCGGCAAAACTATCGATAACAGGCCGAATACCCGACTCATAAGGCATCCCCCACTGCGCGACACAATCCGATATATAAGGCGGTTAAAGCCGTTTGCTAGCCGTGTCGTCACTAGGCGCATGCGCGTTTTAGGGCTGTGTCCGGTGTACCATCGCAGCGTAAGCACGACATGGGTGGCCACAGCACGGGTGCACTGTTCTCAGCTTTGTCGGCGTGGATAGCTGGCATCGACCACTTGCTCTGGGGGTGAGCTTTAGGTGAAAAAATCTATCGAGGCGAACGTGCGCCCCAACAGAGCGCGAGCATTAGGGGTTCTTCAACAGCGTCTTATGCAGCGGCAGCCGCGTCTGGATCATGCTGCGTGGGCTGTACGCATGCGGCCGCATGCCGCAGTCAGCGGCGACCTTGTCATGATTTGGGAGGGCGCCGGAAACGGCTCTTTAAATGCCTTCATCGGTGATGTTGAAGGGCATGGGGCTGATGCCGGCTTTGTCGCCGTAGCCCTGATGGCTGCTCTGCACAGCCAAAACCTGGGCAATTGCGCAGAGGGGCTTAAGGATCTCAACACCCTGTTATACGAAGACAGTGCGCATATGCCGCTGTGTACGGGGCTGCTGCTCAACCTTAGAAAGGACGGTTTTCTGTGTGTGGCTAGTGCTGGGCATATCCCGCTTCTGTGGATGCACGGCGATGGAACTGTCGATACCTTACCCGCTGAACACGGCCCACCTCTAGGAGCCTTTAGGGATGTGCCAGAGCTCAGCTGCACGCCAGCACAGATGCAACCTGGTGACCGACTTCTTTTGCTCACTGATGGATTGCTAGAGCGACGCCACACGGGCTCGAGCACATTGGTGCTCCCCAACCCGGTGCGCGAGGCCGTTTTTCGCGCCGCAGGCACGGACTCTCTTCAGGAAGATGTGGACACCTTATGGTCAATGCTCACAGCCATGGTTGGGCCCTCGACCCCAGAAGATGATCAAACGATGCTCCTCATCGAGTACTCTGGTTCTGTGGCAGCCAATGGAGCGTCGGAATGACAGATGGAACTGTAGTTGAGTTAACAGACCTCAGCCCGCCGCCCATCGAGCGCGATGCCTTTTTCCGCACCGTCATTCGGAATATCACGGGTGCTTTGCAAGACACCATTGGTGAAGAAGAAGCCAAAGGCTTTGTCTCCGTCGTAGGCGCCGCGATGGGAGACGATATCAATAGCCGCTATCGCCACTCCTTAGGAGCTGCCTATCTAGACCAAACACAGGTTGCTGCGGTGTTGGTTGATCTTAAGCGTCGTATTGGCGGTGAATTTACAAATACAGCATCAACTCCAAGAGCCATCGAGTTTCATAACAGTCGCTGCCCTTTCGGCATGAGCGTTCTTGGACGGCCTTCGCTGTGCATGATGACCTCCAATGTATTCGGCCGAATAGCCGCAGAGAATCTTGGCTACGCTCGAGTAGAGTTGGCGCGAACGATCGCACGCGGGGATAACCACTGCCGTGTCAAGGTGCACCTCCAACCCCATGCAGATGCTGCGCCGGGCGTCGGCCGGGAGTACTTTGCCGTTGGCTAACGTTGGGTATGTCCGCAGCTAAGCTTCAGCAACGGCTGCTGGAGGCATCACCATGGGCAGGGTTGTATGTGAGCGGTGATGGCCAAATCCACTCTGGCAACATGGCCGCCAAACAGTTTTTCGATTTGGGGGCTGCTGGCCAAGCTAAGCTCCAAGGGCTGATTGCTAAGGCCACGACCATGGAGGATGCGGCGACTGTTATCCAGCGCTTACTCAGGCAGGCAAGCGGTATGACGGAGGGCGTTCGCACAAAACTCCAACTCACCGACAAAACCGGCCGACTCCACAAGTGCAGTCTGCATCTCAGAATGGTCGAACCGGGCAACGCTCGAGCACCCGCGTTATTGGTGTGTTACCTACTTCCCTATGAGCCCCGTGAGCAGGGCTTCCATTCTTTGCACGAAGAAGTCAAAACGAACCTTGTTCAACAGCGCGACAGATTCATACGTGAGCAGTTTGCTCATCGCGATATATTGTTCGCGGTTATTCACGATCTCAAATCACCGATCGTCAATATTTCGATGCTGGCCGACATTGCCGAGGAACAACTGGGCCAGGACCAGGATGTGGCTGGGTGTTTGGATTCACTGAAGTTACTGCAGAGCTCCGCGGCGGCAGCGAAGAAAATTCTCGGCGGGCTGACCGAGTTCTACCGTTTAGGTTTGGATATCTCTCATCCAGCAGAAGTAGACCTTAAGGTGCTGCTACAGGACATCAAGACTGAGGTTCTTAGCCGGCATCCTCATATGAGCATCACGCTCCCGGACTCTGCCCCCATCCTAAGAACCGAGGAGGCGATATTGCGCTCAGTATTGACCAACATTATGGAGAATGCGGCAAAACACCATCATCGCCCCCAAGGACAAATTACGGTTGGTGTGACACTGGAGCACAATGAGATCATCCTTAGGATAGATGATGATGGCCCTGGCATCGCCGCAGAGTTGCGGGACCAAGTGTTTGCACCGTTCTACTCTTCGGCAACT is a window of Oceanococcus sp. HetDA_MAG_MS8 DNA encoding:
- a CDS encoding PAS domain S-box protein, with amino-acid sequence MDDPAITLDPSAKGLFDVLQDSVIVTDTHGRIVYWNGGSERAFGYTCAEALGQSLKLIMPTEHHCAFARGLENHNRTGVPKMAGTTFSLNGRRRNGEEFPVQVALARWFVGSTPLFCGLIQDISDLCASPRDANRINRLRLYQNHTAEAQCSQSRKAIQRPLTQLMQCLNTTDPDVQQPLQAYPALQEQWTSAKREAGDIDQILHAVEELHRVGLGHLDGHLSLDDSVQQAVSVLREPIRKSDARIHASNLPRSCFGLEDMCLVWTHLLRNVLEHSHPQRAPMATISGRVVDGFCELRCQDNGIGMDLEQLTHATELFYSGHQRSPTQRGLGLSVVRRVCESLGGSVSLHSVPGEGTTVSLLIPEYQDCSQCSITNCADRIH
- a CDS encoding transcriptional regulator, whose protein sequence is MTDGTVVELTDLSPPPIERDAFFRTVIRNITGALQDTIGEEEAKGFVSVVGAAMGDDINSRYRHSLGAAYLDQTQVAAVLVDLKRRIGGEFTNTASTPRAIEFHNSRCPFGMSVLGRPSLCMMTSNVFGRIAAENLGYARVELARTIARGDNHCRVKVHLQPHADAAPGVGREYFAVG
- a CDS encoding HAMP domain-containing histidine kinase; amino-acid sequence: MSAAKLQQRLLEASPWAGLYVSGDGQIHSGNMAAKQFFDLGAAGQAKLQGLIAKATTMEDAATVIQRLLRQASGMTEGVRTKLQLTDKTGRLHKCSLHLRMVEPGNARAPALLVCYLLPYEPREQGFHSLHEEVKTNLVQQRDRFIREQFAHRDILFAVIHDLKSPIVNISMLADIAEEQLGQDQDVAGCLDSLKLLQSSAAAAKKILGGLTEFYRLGLDISHPAEVDLKVLLQDIKTEVLSRHPHMSITLPDSAPILRTEEAILRSVLTNIMENAAKHHHRPQGQITVGVTLEHNEIILRIDDDGPGIAAELRDQVFAPFYSSATQPSTGMGLAICRRMVQHIGGRIELGSPQAGHGARFTIYWPAAAN
- a CDS encoding phospholipase A, with product MSHFLLRSVSMVVLLAASRLSWAQDLPPLRTDAFESCLREALLSAPGETAVANLRAICAEAKSAPEGVESQGPSPLERRVQVERATQWMPFVLTPYRPNYVMPFTYHDSPNQASTGGDAFTDRAEIKFQLSVRFPVWQQVLGSRASLNVAYTAQSFWQAYDAARSRPFRETNHEPELFLSIPVDWNVLGSRLSAMTLGLVHQSNGRDLPDSRSWNRVAASFIWEVQGRTLIVRPWVRIPDPEKTSPDDPRGDENPNIERFVGQFEVIFARKLGSKTYSAVWRNNARSDNRGSLELNWSFPLSGRARGYVQYFAGYGESLIDYDQHHNRLGFGVAITDWL
- a CDS encoding serine/threonine-protein phosphatase, encoding MIWEGAGNGSLNAFIGDVEGHGADAGFVAVALMAALHSQNLGNCAEGLKDLNTLLYEDSAHMPLCTGLLLNLRKDGFLCVASAGHIPLLWMHGDGTVDTLPAEHGPPLGAFRDVPELSCTPAQMQPGDRLLLLTDGLLERRHTGSSTLVLPNPVREAVFRAAGTDSLQEDVDTLWSMLTAMVGPSTPEDDQTMLLIEYSGSVAANGASE